In the Malania oleifera isolate guangnan ecotype guangnan chromosome 1, ASM2987363v1, whole genome shotgun sequence genome, one interval contains:
- the LOC131166488 gene encoding mitogen-activated protein kinase 7-like translates to MATMVDPPNGIKPQGKHCFRLWQTLFEIDTKYVLIQPVGKGSYGIVCSSFNTETNGIVAIKKIKNVFESQIDALRMLREMILLRHIKHENVIALKDVMMPTHRKNFMDVYLVYELVDTDLHCVIRFSQPLSRDHCQFFLCQLLRGLRYLHSANILHRDLKPGNILINANCDLKICDFGLAHTSRGDGEFMTEYVVTRWYRAPELLLGSDTYGASIDVWSVGCIFAEILGRKPIFPGTDCFDQLKLIISVLGSRLEADLAFIVNPKARTFISSYSFIREESHLCSCIPRRIL, encoded by the exons ATGGCGACTATGGTGGATCCTCCGAATGGGATCAAGCCTCAAGGGAAGCATTGTTTCCGGCTGTGGCAGACATTGTTTGAGATTGACACCAAATATGTTCTTATCCAACCCGTAGGAAAAGGATCCTATGGGATCGTCTGCTCTTCCTTTAACACAGAAACGAATGGGATAGTTGCCATTAAGAAGATCAAGAATGTGTTTGAGAGTCAGATTGATGCACTGAGGATGTTGAGGGAGATGATTTTGTTGAGGCACATCAAGCATGAAAATGTAATTGCTTTGAAGGATGTTATGATGCCGACCCACCGGAAAAACTTCATGGATGTTTATCTTGTTTATGAACTCGTGGATACCGATCTGCATTGCGTCATTAGGTTCTCTCAACCTCTTTCCCGTGACCACTGCCAGTTTTTTCTTTGTCAG CTGCTTCGGGGGCTGAGGTATCTTCACTCAGCAAATATTCTTCATCGAGACCTAAAGCCAGGCAACATCCTCATCAATGCGAACTGCGACCTGAAAATATGCGATTTTGGACTAGCGCATACCAGCAGAGGTGACGGTGAGTTCATGACAGAGTACGTTGTCACCCGATGGTATCGGGCTCCAGAGCTTCTCCTCGGCTCTGACACTTATGGAGCATCCATTGACGTCTGGTCTGTTGGATGTATTTTTGCTGAAATCCTTGGCCGAAAGCCTATCTTCCCCGGAACCGATTGCTTTGATCAGCTTAAACTAATAATCAGTGTTCTTGGGAGTCGGCTGGAAGCTGATCTAGCATTCATTGTTAACCCAAAGGCCAGGACATTCATCAGTTCATATTCCTTTATACGAGAGGAATCCCATTTGTGCAGTTGTATCCCGAGGCGGATCCTCTAG